From the genome of Longimicrobium sp.:
GGCGGCGAGCGCCCCGCTCGGGCCGCGCACCAGGTCCGGACGCGTCTGCAACCCCTCCTCGATCTCGCCCACCACTTCCTCGAACAGATCCTCGATGGTCACGATCCCCGCAGTGCCGCCGTGCTCGTCCATCACCACCGCCATCTGCGTGCGCGCGGCGCGCAGGGCCTTCATCACGTCGTCGATCTCCGCCGTCTCGGGAACGAAGGGGACCTCGCGGGCGTCGTTCTCGTGCACCGCCCGGCGCGAGCGGAGCCGGCGGAAGAGGTCCTTGATGTGGACCATCCCCAAGATGTGGTCCAGGTCGCCGCGGTACACGGGGTAGCGGGTGTGCGGATGGCTGCGGACGGTGGCCACCACCTCGTCGAACGGCATCCCCACCTTCAGCCCCACCACGCGCACGCGCGGCACCATCACCTCGCCCGCGGTCAGGTCGCCGAAGTCGAGCAGCTCCTGGACGACGGCGGCGCTCTCCCGCCGCAGCATCCCCCCCGCCTGGCTCTCGCGCACGATGTAGCGCAGCTCCTCGGGGGTGCGCACGTGCTCGTTGCTGAGCGCGCCGCGGTCGATCCCGAACACCTTCAGCAGCCCGTTCCCCGCGAAGCTGAGGAAGCGAATCAGCGGCAGGGCGATCATCTGCAGCCCCAGCAGCACCGGTGTCACCGCGCGCGAGGTGCTGTCGGGCTGCTGGAGCGACACCGACTTGGGGATCATCTCCCCCAGCACGATGTGGAAGTAGGTGAGGATGGCGAGGGCGAGGAAGCTCGCCAGCCCGTGCGCGGTCACGAACCGCCACTCGCCCATCCCCAGCCCGTGCAGCCCCTCGGCGATCCACTCGGCCAGCGAGTGCTCGCCGTACATCCCCAGCAGGAGACTGGCGACGCTGATCCCCAGCTGCGCCGTGGCGATGTAGCGGTCGCGGCGCACGGGGTCGCGCAGCACGCGCACGACGAGCCGGGCCAGGCGGTCGCCTCCCGCGGCGCGCCTCTCCATCGTCGTGTGCGGCACGCTGACGATGGCGAACTCGGCCGCCACGAACAGCCCGTTCAGCAGCACCAGGACGATGACGACGAGGATGGTGAGGAGCTTATCCACCACGCTCCTCCTCCTCGTCCTCGTCCCGCCGCGGCGTGGCCACCACCCAGGCGACGGCGTGGTTGAGCACGCTCTCCACCTCCAGCTCCACCCCCTGGATCCTCACCCGCTCGCCCACGGCGGGAACGTGCCCCAGCTCCTCGGCGATGCGCCCGCCCAGCGTGTCGCTCTCCCCCTCGAGGTACGCGCAGAGCCAGGGCTCGGCCTCGTCCACCCGCAGCCAGCCGGGGAGGCGCACGCGGCCGTCGGGCAGGCGCTCGGGGCCGGGCTCGTCGCCCTTCAGCTCGTCGCCCACGTCGCCCATCACCTCGGTCAGCACGTCGTCGAGCGTCACCAGCCCGCTCACCCCGCCGAACTCGTCGAGCAGCACCGCCTGGTGGGTGCGGCTCTCGCGCATCCGCGCCAGCAGCTGCTCGGCCGTCACCGTCTCGGGCACCTGCAGGACGGGGCGCAGGAGCGACTCGATCCCGTCGAGCCGCGCCCCCGCCAGCTCGCCCACGAACAGGTCGCGCGTGTGCAGCACGCCGATCACGTCGTCCATGTCGCCGCGGTAGACGGGGAGGCGCGTGTACGGGCTTTCGGCCACGATCCGCATCACCTCGTCCATCGGGGTGGAGATCTCGATGGCCGACACCTGGTTGCGGGGGACCATCAGGTGGCGCGCGGGGCGGATCCCCAGCTGCAGCGCGCGGCGCAGGCGCCGGTGCTCGTCGGGCTCCAGCAGCCCGCCGTCGCGGCTCTCGGCGATCAGCAGGTCGATCTCCTCGGGCGAGTGGATGTGGCGGTGGCCCACCTCGGGAACGCCGAAGAGACGCAGCACCACCGCCGCGCTCCCGTTCAGGAAGGAGATGAAGGGGCCGAACACGGCCAGCGACCACTTCATCGGCAGCACGGTGAAGAGCGCCACCTGTGTCGGTCTTGCCAGCGCCAGGTACTTGGGGACCAGCTCGGAGAGGACCATCTGCATCCCCGTCAGCACCAGCAGGACGGCGATGGTGGCGACGGAGACGGCGGCCGCCTGGGAGAGGCCGAACCAGCCGCGGACCAGGGGGATCAGGCGGACGGCGATGGTCCCCTGCGCGAAGGCGCCGACGACCAGCGAGGTGACGGTGATCCCCATCTGGCTGCCGGAGATGTAGCGGTCGAGCCGCCGCGGGTCCTCGAGCACGGGAAGGAGCCGCGCCGCCACCGCGCTCCCCTGCTCGGCCTTCTGCCGGATGCGCGCGCGCCGCACGCTGACCGCCGAGAACTCGGCGGCCACGTACAGGGCGGAAAGGAGAAGGAGGAGGAAGACGACCAGGAGCGGTCCGACCATCTCTCGCCGATGGGAGAATGCGCGGGGCCGGCGCCCGCGCGCGCACCCCGCCCCGCTCCCGCCGCGCGCCCGCGCGGTGGGAGGGGGCGGGGCCCGGAAACCCGACGGGACCAGGCCCGTCCCGGGCTGATACGCGGACGCACGACCCACGCCACGCGCGGCGGCGCGGCCCGGCGCGCGCCCGCCGAAGCTGGACGCTACGGCCCCCGCGCGGCCCCCGCAAGCACCGCGCGGGGGCCGCGCCCCGTCACGATTCGTCGCCCCCGCGCGCCGGGGACGGGCGAAAATCGCGGGGGCACGTTACATTGTGGCCTTTCCGGTAAACTGCTACGAACGATTCGCGCAGGGGAGACTCTCGATGGAACCCGACGCCGGCCTCAGCGACCGTCTGCGGGACCG
Proteins encoded in this window:
- a CDS encoding hemolysin family protein; protein product: MDKLLTILVVIVLVLLNGLFVAAEFAIVSVPHTTMERRAAGGDRLARLVVRVLRDPVRRDRYIATAQLGISVASLLLGMYGEHSLAEWIAEGLHGLGMGEWRFVTAHGLASFLALAILTYFHIVLGEMIPKSVSLQQPDSTSRAVTPVLLGLQMIALPLIRFLSFAGNGLLKVFGIDRGALSNEHVRTPEELRYIVRESQAGGMLRRESAAVVQELLDFGDLTAGEVMVPRVRVVGLKVGMPFDEVVATVRSHPHTRYPVYRGDLDHILGMVHIKDLFRRLRSRRAVHENDAREVPFVPETAEIDDVMKALRAARTQMAVVMDEHGGTAGIVTIEDLFEEVVGEIEEGLQTRPDLVRGPSGALAA
- a CDS encoding hemolysin family protein encodes the protein MVGPLLVVFLLLLLSALYVAAEFSAVSVRRARIRQKAEQGSAVAARLLPVLEDPRRLDRYISGSQMGITVTSLVVGAFAQGTIAVRLIPLVRGWFGLSQAAAVSVATIAVLLVLTGMQMVLSELVPKYLALARPTQVALFTVLPMKWSLAVFGPFISFLNGSAAVVLRLFGVPEVGHRHIHSPEEIDLLIAESRDGGLLEPDEHRRLRRALQLGIRPARHLMVPRNQVSAIEISTPMDEVMRIVAESPYTRLPVYRGDMDDVIGVLHTRDLFVGELAGARLDGIESLLRPVLQVPETVTAEQLLARMRESRTHQAVLLDEFGGVSGLVTLDDVLTEVMGDVGDELKGDEPGPERLPDGRVRLPGWLRVDEAEPWLCAYLEGESDTLGGRIAEELGHVPAVGERVRIQGVELEVESVLNHAVAWVVATPRRDEDEEEERGG